A single window of Drosophila suzukii chromosome 3, CBGP_Dsuzu_IsoJpt1.0, whole genome shotgun sequence DNA harbors:
- the LOC108007546 gene encoding larval serum protein 1 gamma chain, which produces MRLFVVLSLLSLIVYSEVLANGIGNRYFLEKQRFLLEILHHVHEPLTNQQWRSLGEHLVTDKEQYVVYNDHMTEFYKAFNLGILLNRNEYYNPLNADHYQQTLGLYHFFYNTRDWYTLWQNICWARIHLNPEIFVQALTQIILKREDYQALIMPKIYELWPETYHDEITVRKARNFNFANWIRYENTSDIEEVHPQKMEPSSLAGGLRNTLEWFQAMGDVNILRMNQQKRKNKLQHLLEDIGWQSYWYNLNMGISLTTEKSGQLQEWCYYQISQILARYKLERYGQKLSYKKLTPVRNIQKQNRRFKESSSKTTQIIMEYLKEFEERVSDAISFRSFQLSNGSYINLEEKDNWLIGLGELFPYDWTKLTIKEHMQHELLLDIRTSLRSEDFYYYAERVLQSYRWYRQVFQPPNQKMFIPSDLRIDDLQISPLVTYDQPVDVDLSNVLHARHFYLAGQFVWPFTLQQRQFRLQHKDFNYSLQVSSNKTQSTIFRIFLTTSEQGSILREPFYQLDSFLTVIYQGLNRITRKSKEFGGLIGDHISYTELHQFVKLAEREEYDFPLNISTSNCGFPRRLILPRGGSGNPLKIRLLIMATVYDFKARQGNELNCDFTKGISRWDELPLAYPFERILEDDNQAVEISGDHVYWKDVNILHENYQT; this is translated from the exons ATGAGACTTTTCGTTGTCTTATCTTTGTTAAGTCTTATTGTTTATTCTGAAGTTCTCGCCAATGGAATAG GTAATCGTTACTTTTTGGAAAAACAGCGCTTTTTGCTGGAAATTCTGCATCACGTACACGAGCCTTTGACGAACCAACAATGGCGATCATTGGGAGAGCACTTGGTAACCGATAAGGAACAGTATGTG GTGTACAACGATCACATGACCGAGTTTTATAAGGCCTTTAATTTAGGAATACTGTTAAATCGAAATGAATACTACAATCCACTTAATGCCGATCATTATCAACAGACGCTGGGACTTTATCACTTTTTCTACAACACTAGAGATTGGTATACTTTATGGCAAAATATTTGTTGGGCAAGAATTCATCTAAATCCTGAAATTTTTGTCCAAGCTCTGACGCAAATTATCCTTAAAAGGGAAGATTATCAGGCACTGATCATGCCGAAGATCTATGAATTGTGGCCAGAAACGTATCACGATGAAATAACCGTAAGAAAGGcaagaaattttaactttgcCAACTGGATAAGATACGAGAACACAAGTGATATTGAGGAAGTCCATCCGCAAAAAATGGAACCTTCAAGTTTGGCAGGTGGTCTCCGAAATACTCTTGAATGGTTTCAGGCCATGGGCGATGTAAATATTCTGAGAATGAACCAGCAGAAACGGAAGAACAAACTACAGCATTTGTTAGAGGATATTGGTTGGCAGTCATATTGGTATAATCTAAACATGGGTATTTCCTTGACTACGGAAAAGTCAGGTCAGTTGCAGGAATGGTGCTACTATCAAATAAGTCAAATACTAGCACGATATAAATTGGAACGCTATGGACAGAAGCTGTCTTATAAGAAGTTAACGCCTGTAAGGAATATACAAAAACAGAATCGTAGATTTAAGGAAAGCTCTTCAAAAACAACGCAAATTATTATGGAGTATCTTAAAGAATTCGAAGAAAGAGTGAGTGATGCTATTTCTTTTAGAAGTTTTCAGCTAAGTAATGGTAGTTATATTAACCTGGAAGAGAAAGACAATTGGTTAATTGGACTTGGAGAACTATTCCCATACGATTGGACAAAACTTACCATAAAGGAACATATGCAACATGAGCTTTTACTGGATATACGGACTTCTCTGAGGTCAGAAGACTTTTATTATTATGCCGAGCGAGTTTTGCAGTCATATCGTTGGTATCGTCAAGTGTTCCAACCCCCTAATCAGAAAATGTTTATTCCCAGTGATCTTCGCATCGATGATTTGCAAATAAGCCCCCTCGTCACCTACGATCAGCCGGTTGATGTAGATCTCAGTAATGTCCTACACGCCAGGCATTTCTACTTAGCAGGACAATTTGTGTGGCCTTTTACCTTGCAGCAACGACAGTTTCGACTGCAGCATAAGGATTTCAACTATAGTCTACAAGTATCGAGCAACAAAACACAATCTACAATTTTTCGGATTTTTCTAACCACTTCAGAACAAGGATCAATACTAAGAGAGCCCTTCTATCAGTTGGACTCGTTTCTAACCGTAATATACCAAGGACTCAACAGAATTACGAGGAAATCGAAAGAGTTTGGAGGCCTGATTGGTGACCACATCTCATACACTGAACTCCATCAGTTCGTAAAGCTGGCTGAAAGGGAGGAATACGACTTCCCCTTGAATATTTCCACTTCTAACTGTGGATTCCCAAGACGTTTGATTTTACCACGGGGAGGTTCGGGAAATCCCCTGAAGATACGACTTCTCATCATGGCCACTGTCTATGACTTCAAGGCTCGGCAGGGCAACGAACTTAATTGCGATTTCACCAAGGGTATCAGTCGATGGGATGAATTGCCCTTGGCTTATCCCTTTGAACGCATTCTGGAAGATGATAACCAAGCTGTGGAGATCTCTGGTGACCATGTGTACTGGAAAGATGTGAATATTCTGCATGAGAACTATCAAActtaa